One segment of Streptomyces sp. NA02950 DNA contains the following:
- a CDS encoding DUF4041 domain-containing protein, whose protein sequence is MLQEAGIYEYRHPLADALAYKDRLDSLKARYKQLARDDRAVLGNQYWMVDGSAAKGRKMVRDFSKLMLRAYNAEADNAVRGMKPHRLDSLIDRLGKTRESIARLGATMQIRIGDDYHQLRVQELELTADYLVRKETEREEQRELRAQQREEERLQREIERERQRLEKERSHYEGALRRLRSGTGDEAAIAELEGKLAELGAELEAVEAREANIRAGYVYVISNVGAFGERMVKIGMTRRLDPMDRVIELGDASVPFRFDVHALIFSEDAVGLERRLHQEFESRRVNRVNLRREFFYVTPADVRAALQRLAGQHLLEFQDTPEAPEWRASQTAAGR, encoded by the coding sequence ATGCTGCAAGAGGCCGGCATTTACGAGTACCGCCATCCGCTCGCCGACGCGCTCGCCTACAAGGACCGGCTCGACAGTCTCAAGGCCCGCTATAAGCAGTTGGCGAGGGACGATCGGGCAGTGCTCGGGAACCAGTACTGGATGGTGGACGGCTCAGCTGCCAAGGGCCGCAAGATGGTCCGTGACTTCTCCAAGCTGATGCTGCGCGCGTACAACGCCGAGGCGGACAACGCAGTGCGCGGCATGAAGCCGCACCGGCTCGACTCGCTGATCGACCGGCTCGGCAAGACGCGGGAGTCGATCGCCCGGCTCGGCGCCACCATGCAGATCCGCATCGGCGATGACTACCACCAGCTGCGGGTCCAGGAGTTGGAGCTGACGGCGGACTACCTGGTGAGGAAGGAGACCGAGCGGGAGGAGCAGCGAGAGCTACGAGCCCAGCAGCGCGAGGAGGAGCGCCTGCAGCGCGAGATCGAGCGCGAGCGGCAGCGGCTGGAGAAGGAACGCAGCCACTACGAGGGCGCCCTGCGCCGCCTGCGCTCCGGCACCGGCGACGAGGCCGCCATCGCCGAACTTGAAGGAAAACTCGCCGAGTTGGGCGCCGAACTGGAGGCGGTCGAGGCCCGCGAGGCCAACATCCGGGCCGGATACGTCTACGTCATCTCCAACGTCGGAGCGTTCGGCGAACGCATGGTCAAGATCGGTATGACCCGGCGCCTCGATCCCATGGACCGCGTCATCGAACTCGGGGACGCGTCCGTCCCCTTCCGCTTCGACGTACACGCCCTGATCTTCAGTGAGGACGCCGTCGGCCTGGAACGCCGCCTGCACCAGGAGTTCGAGTCCCGCCGCGTCAACCGGGTGAACCTACGCCGGGAGTTCTTCTACGTCACACCGGCAGACGTACGCGCCGCCCTGCAGCGGCTCGCCGGGCAGCACCTCCTGGAGTTCCAGGACACGCCCGAGGCTCCTGAATGGAGGGCCAGCCAGACCGCTGCCGGGCGGTGA